From a single Phalacrocorax aristotelis chromosome 1, bGulAri2.1, whole genome shotgun sequence genomic region:
- the FBXL14 gene encoding F-box/LRR-repeat protein 14 — METHISCLFPELLAMIFGYLEVRDKGRAAQVCTAWRDAAYHRSVWRGVEAKLHLRRANPSLFPSLAARGIRRVQILSLRRSLSYVIQGMADIESLNLSGCYNLTDNGLGHAFVAEISSLRSLNLSLCKQITDSSLGRIAQYLKGLEVLELGGCSNITNTGLLLIAWGLQRLKSLNLRSCRHLSDVGIGHLAGMTRSAAEGCLGLEQLTLQDCQKLSDLSLKHLARGLGRLRQLNLSFCGGISDAGLLHLSHMSSLRSLNLRSCDNISDTGIMHLAMGSLRLSGLDVSFCDKVGDQSLAYIAQGLDGLRSLSLCSCHISDEGINRMVRQMHGLRTLNIGQCVRITDKGLELIAEHLSQLTGIDLYGCTRITKRGLERITQLPCLKVLNLGLWEMTESEKVR, encoded by the coding sequence ATGGAAACGCACATCTCGTGTCTGTTCCCCGAGCTGCTGGCCATGATCTTCGGGTACCTGGAGGTGCGGGACAAGGGCCGGGCGGCGCAGGTGTGCACGGCCTGGCGGGACGCCGCCTACCACCGCTCGGTGTGGCGGGGCGTGGAGGCCAAGCTGCACCTGCGCCGCGCCAACCCCTCGCTCTTCCCCAGCCTGGCGGCGCGGGGCATCCGGCGGGTGCAGATCCTGTCGCTGCGGCGCAGCCTGAGCTACGTGATCCAGGGCATGGCGGACATCGAGAGCCTCAACCTCAGCGGCTGCTACAACCTCACCGACAACGGGCTGGGCCACGCCTTCGTGGCGGAGATCAGCTCCCTGCGCTCGCTCAACCTGAGCCTCTGCAAGCAGATCACGGACAGCAGCCTGGGCCGCATCGCCCAGTACCTCAAGGGGCTGGAGGTGCTCgagctggggggctgcagcaacATCACCAACACCGGCCTCCTCCTCATCGCCTGGGGCCTGCAGCGCCTCAAGAGCCTCAACCTGCGCTCCTGCCGGCACCTCTCCGACGTGGGCATCGGGCACCTGGCGGGCATGACGCGCAGCGCCGCCGAGGGCTGCCTGGGCCTGGAGCAGCTCACGCTGCAGGACTGCCAGAAGCTCAGCGACCTCTCGCTCAAGCACCTGGCCCGCGGGCTGGGCCGCCTCCGCCAGCTCAACCTCAGCTTCTGCGGGGGCATCTCGGACGCAGGGCTGCTGCACCTGTCGCACATGAGCAGCCTGCGCAGCCTCAACCTGCGCTCCTGCGACAACATCAGCGACACGGGCATCATGCATCTGGCCATGGGCAGCCTGCGGCTGTCCGGCCTCGATGTCTCCTTCTGCGACAAGGTGGGGGACCAGAGCCTAGCCTATATCGCACAGGGCCTGGACGGGCTGCGCTCCCtctccctgtgctcctgccaCATTAGCGACGAGGGCATCAACCGCATGGTGCGGCAGATGCACGGGCTCCGCACCCTCAACATCGGCCAGTGTGTCCGCATCACTGACAAGGGCCTGGAGCTCATCGCCGAACACCTCAGCCAGCTCACGGGCATCGATCTCTACGGCTGCACCCGCATTACCAAGCGGGGCTTGGAGCGCAtcacccagctgccctgcctgaAGGTGCTCAACCTGGGACTTTGGGAAATGACTGAGAGTGAGAAAGTCAGGTGA